GCTCCGGGCATCCCGCTCCAGCAGGTCGGGAGCAAGACGGGCCAGTTCCAGGGTGCGTCTGACCTCCACGCTGTCGGCGTCCGGCACGGGTTCTCTACGGTAGGCCAGGGGGCGTTGCAGATTATGAAGCAGCGTGCCGGGAAACATGAACGGCCGTTGCAGCACCATGGCGACCCTGCGCCGCAGCAGCAGCGGGTCCATGCCGGCAATATCCTCGCCACCCAGCAGGATGCGACCTGTGGTCGGGTCGTCGAGGCGGTTGATCAGTCGGATCAGGGAACTTTTGCCTCCCCCGGAAGGCCCCACGATGGCGGTTATCCGCCCCTTGGCGGCCGAGAACGTTACTCCGCTCAGGATAACGGCTTCCCGCCCCTGCCCGTCGGCCCGCGTCAGGCCG
This sequence is a window from Oryzomonas sagensis. Protein-coding genes within it:
- a CDS encoding ABC transporter ATP-binding protein is translated as MAEIVPLDGQPMVQAEGVGLTRADGQGREAVILSGVTFSAAKGRITAIVGPSGGGKSSLIRLINRLDDPTTGRILLGGEDIAGMDPLLLRRRVAMVLQRPFMFPGTLLHNLQRPLAYRREPVPDADSVEVRRTLELARLAPDLLERDARSLSIGQQQRASLARAVITSPRVLLLDEPTSALDRPTGDQLATALQDICRHQGMAAILVTHDLRLAGKVADDLIYLEAGRIREAGPAAQVLAKPASAELIRFLAEPVREGEHG